From Camelus ferus isolate YT-003-E chromosome 18, BCGSAC_Cfer_1.0, whole genome shotgun sequence, one genomic window encodes:
- the NMRAL1 gene encoding nmrA-like family domain-containing protein 1 isoform X2 produces the protein MADKKLVVVFGATGAQGGSVARTLLEDGTFRVRVVTRDPGQRAAKELRLQGAEVVQGDQDDEASMELALTGAHATFIVTNYWESCSQEREVKQGKLLADLAKRLGLHYVVYSGLENIKKLTAGRLVVGHFDGKGEVEEYFRNIGVPMTSVRLPCYFENLLSYFLPQKAPDGKSYLLSLPMGDVPMDGMSVTDLGPVVLSLLKMPEEYVGQDIGLSTCRHTAEEYATLLSKHTGKAVRDAKTTAEDYEKLGFPGARDLANMFRFYALKPDRDIGLTLRLNPKARTLDQWLEQHKGDFARL, from the exons ATGGCGGACAAGAAATTGGTGGTCGTGTTTGGAGCCACAG GTGCCCAGGGGGGCTCAGTGGCCCGGACGCTTCTGGAAGATGGGACATTCAGGGTCCGAGTGGTGACCCGGgaccctgggcagagggcagcgAAGGAGCTGAGGCTGCAAGGTGCAGAAGTAGTGCAGGGAGACCAGGATGATGAGGCCAGCATGGAGCTGGCCCTGACCGGGGCTCACGCCACCTTCATCGTGACCAACTACTGGGAGAGCTGCAGTCAGGAGCGGGAGGTCAAGCAG GGAAAGCTGCTGGCCGACCTGGCCAAGCGCCTGGGCCTTCACTACGTGGTCTACAGTGGCCTGGAGAACATCAAGAAGCTGACGGCGGGGAGACTGGTTGTGGGCCACTTTGATGGcaagggggaggtggaggaatATTTCCGGAACATCGGCGTTCCCATGACCAGCGTGCGGCTGCCCTGCTATTTCGAGAATCTCCTCTCCTACTTCCTGCCCCAGAAAGCCCCAGATGGAAAGAGCTACTTGCTGA gcTTGCCCATGGGTGACGTGCCCATGGACGGCATGTCGGTGACCGACCTGGGCCCTGTGGTGCTCAGCCTGCTTAAGATGCCAGAGGAGTACGTTGGCCAGGACATCGGGCTCAGCACCTGCAGGCACACGGCGGAGGAGTATGCCACCCTGCTCTCCAAGCACACAGGGAAGGCCGTGCGTGACGCCAAG ACAACCGCTGAGGACTACGAAAAGCTTGGCTTCCCTGGCGCCCGGGACCTAGCCAACATGTTCCGTTTCTACGCCCTGAAACCCGACCGCGACATCGGACTGACCCTGAGGCTCAACCCCAAGGCTAGGACACTGGATCAGTGGCTGGAGCAGCACAAAGGGGACTTTGCCAGGCTGTGa
- the NMRAL1 gene encoding nmrA-like family domain-containing protein 1 isoform X1, with amino-acid sequence MMGIRKQCSLGSLYTGCWEGVALAECVRSCGRGFPPLEDVHPPLRGGLGYKTRGPRLPHCFPPRLCQGGPPPLSFAARTGSFRREPPAPSPTPRFPRPPDLSGPHFQPLLTWRTRNWWSCLEPQGKLLADLAKRLGLHYVVYSGLENIKKLTAGRLVVGHFDGKGEVEEYFRNIGVPMTSVRLPCYFENLLSYFLPQKAPDGKSYLLSLPMGDVPMDGMSVTDLGPVVLSLLKMPEEYVGQDIGLSTCRHTAEEYATLLSKHTGKAVRDAKTTAEDYEKLGFPGARDLANMFRFYALKPDRDIGLTLRLNPKARTLDQWLEQHKGDFARL; translated from the exons ATGATGGGGATTCGGAAGCAGTGCAGCCTGGGGTCCCTTTATACAGGCTGTTGGGAAGGGGTGGCTTTGGCAGAGTGCGTCCGGAGCTGCGGGCGGGGGTTCCCGCCGCTCGAAGACGTCCATCCTCCCCTCCGCGGTGGACTCGGCTACAAAACCCGGGGTCCTCGTCTCCCTCACTGTTTCCCACCTAGGCTGTGTCAAGGAG GACCGCCCCCTTTGTCCTTCGCTGCGCGCACGGGATCGTTCAGGCGGGAACCCCCAGCCCCTTCGCCGACTCCTCGCTTCCCACGGCCCCCAGACCTCTCTGGACCGCATTTCCAGCCGCTGCTCACATGGCGGACAAGAAATTGGTGGTCGTGTTTGGAGCCACAG GGAAAGCTGCTGGCCGACCTGGCCAAGCGCCTGGGCCTTCACTACGTGGTCTACAGTGGCCTGGAGAACATCAAGAAGCTGACGGCGGGGAGACTGGTTGTGGGCCACTTTGATGGcaagggggaggtggaggaatATTTCCGGAACATCGGCGTTCCCATGACCAGCGTGCGGCTGCCCTGCTATTTCGAGAATCTCCTCTCCTACTTCCTGCCCCAGAAAGCCCCAGATGGAAAGAGCTACTTGCTGA gcTTGCCCATGGGTGACGTGCCCATGGACGGCATGTCGGTGACCGACCTGGGCCCTGTGGTGCTCAGCCTGCTTAAGATGCCAGAGGAGTACGTTGGCCAGGACATCGGGCTCAGCACCTGCAGGCACACGGCGGAGGAGTATGCCACCCTGCTCTCCAAGCACACAGGGAAGGCCGTGCGTGACGCCAAG ACAACCGCTGAGGACTACGAAAAGCTTGGCTTCCCTGGCGCCCGGGACCTAGCCAACATGTTCCGTTTCTACGCCCTGAAACCCGACCGCGACATCGGACTGACCCTGAGGCTCAACCCCAAGGCTAGGACACTGGATCAGTGGCTGGAGCAGCACAAAGGGGACTTTGCCAGGCTGTGa